CCGAGGAACTTCTGGAGGCGGCGTGCGCGGCCGACCAGAACCTTGTCCTCTTCCTGAAGCTCGTCCATGCCGAGGATGGCGATGATGTCCTGCAGCTCCTTGTACTTCTGCAGGATCCGCTTGACCTCGTTGGCGACGCGGAAGTGTTCCGCACCGACGATGCCGGGCTCGAGGATGCGCGAGGTGGAGCTCAGCGGGTCCACAGCGGGGTAGATACCCATCTGCGAAATCGGACGCGAGAGCTCGGTCGTCGCATCGAGGTGCGCGAACGTCGTGGCCGGGGCCGGGTCGGTGTAGTCGTCGGCGGGAACGTAGATCGCCTGCAGCGAGGTGATCGAGCGTCCACGGGTCGAGGTGATGCGCTCCTGGAGCTCACCCATCTCGTCCGCCAGCGTGGGCTGGTAACCGACGGCCGACGGCATACGACCGAGAAGGGTCGACACCTCCGAACCTGCCTGGGTGAAGCGGAAGATGTTGTCGATGAACAGAAGAACGTCCTGTCCCTGAACATCGCGGAAGTACTCCGCCATGGTCAGTGCCGACAACGCCACGCGCATACGCGTGCCGGGCGGCTCATCCATCTGGCCGAAGACGAGGGCGGTGTCCTGGAGGACGCCCATCTCTTCCATCTCGAGGTGAAGGTCGGTGCCCTCACGGGTACGCTCGCCGACTCCTGCGAACACCGAGGTGCCCGAGAACTCGCGTGCGATACGAGTGATCATTTCCTGGATCAGAACGGTCTTGCCGACACCGGCACCACCGAACAGACCGATCTTTCCGCCCTTGACGTACGGGGTCAGAAGGTCGATGACCTTGATGCCGGTCTCGAGGATCTCGGTCTTGCCCTCGAGCTGATCGAAGGCTGGTGGCTTGCGGTGGATGCCCCACTGCTCGCCGTCGCGGCCGAGTCCGGGGGTGTCCAGGCAGTCACCGAGGGCGTTGAACACGTGGCCCTTGACGACGTCACCGACGGGAACCGAGATCGGCTTGCCCGAGTCGATGACTGCAGTGCCGCGGACGAGTCCGTCGGTGGGCTGCATCGAGATGGTGCGAACCAAGTTGTCGCCGAGGTGCTGTGCGACCTCGAGCGTCAGGGTCTTGGCCACGGTCGGCAGAGTGATCTCTGCGTTGAGGGCGTTGAACAGTGCGGGAATCGAGCCGCGCGGGAACTCGACGTCCACAACGGGGCCGATGACCCGAACGACACGGCCGGACTGTGTGTCCGCTCCGCTCGCGTTCTCTTGGGCTACTGCTGCGGTCATTGCTTAGTCACTTCCTGCGCTGTCGGCCAACGCGTTGGCGCCACCGACGATTTCGCTGATTTCCTGGGTGATCTGGGCCTGCCGAGCCTGGTTTGCCTGACGGCTCAAGGTCTCGACCAATTCGTTCGCGTTGTCCGTCGCTGCCTTCATGGCGGTACGACGCGCCGCGGACTCCGACGCTGCTGCATCGAGCAACGACGCGTAGATCCTGGTGCTGATGTACTTGGGCAGCAGCGCCGAGAGCAGAGTTCCTGCTTCCGGCTCGAACTCGTACTGTGCCTGCACATCTGCGGTCGGCGAGTCGCTCAACGCGTCTGCACCCATCTGGTACTCCTCGTCGGTGTACGAGATTTCGAGCGGTGCCATACGACGAACTTCGGGCTTCTGCGTGAGCATCGACACGAAGCGGGTGTAGACGATGTGCAACTCGTCCACGCCCTCGACGGTGCCTTCACCGTTGGGAGCGTCGACCTCGGTGCCCGAGCCGGCCATGAACAGCTCGACCAGGTGCCTGCTCGCCTTGGCCGCGTCGGCGTACCCGGGCTCCTGCGAGAAGCCCGTCCAGGCACCCTTCACATCCCGCTCGCGGAATGTGTAGTAGCCCAGGCCCTTTGCGCCGAGGACGTAGATGACCGGATCCTTGCCCTCGGAGCGGAGCAGCTGGAACAGCTCTTCCGTCTCCTTGAGCACGTTGGAGTTGTAGCCGCCGCACATACCGCGGTCGCTGGTCACGACCAGAACTGCGGCACGCTTGGGCTCGGTTCGCTCGTTGAGCAACGGGTGATCGAGCGAGCTCGATGCACTCGCCAACGCGGAGAGCACCTTGGTGATCTCTTCCGCATACGGCTTCGACGCGGCAACGCGGGCCTGGGCCTTGGTGATTCGCGATGTCGCGATCAACTCTTGTGCCTTGGTGATCTTCTTGGTCGAGTTGACCGACTTGATGCGGGAGCGAAGCTCGAGAATGCTTGCCATCTAGCTGTTCACGCTCCCTTCTGTGCTCGTCTTGTCACCTGTCATCGCCGGCCTACTTGCTGACTGTCTTGCGAGTGACGTTGACCTGCTCCTGGCTGACCTCATCGGCGTTCAGAGTGTCGGCCTCGGCCTCGTTGACGACGCGGTTGCCGTCCGAGTCGACGAATCCGGCCTTGAACTTCTCGGTCGCCTCGGTCAGCGCCTTCTGGTTGTCCTCGTCGAGAGCCTTGCCACCGGCAATGCTGTCGTAGACGCCGCTGGCGTTGCGGTGCAGATCCTCGAGCAGTTCGGTCTCGAAGCGACGCACGTCGCCGACGGGCACCGAGTCGTACGTGCCCTGGCCTGCGAGCCAGATCGAGACGATCTGGTCTTCGACGGCAACCGGGGCGTACTGATCCTGCTTGAGGAGCTCGACCAGACGTGCGCCGCGCTCGAGCTGCGCCTTGGAGG
The sequence above is drawn from the Rhodococcus sp. SBT000017 genome and encodes:
- the atpD gene encoding F0F1 ATP synthase subunit beta, whose translation is MTAAVAQENASGADTQSGRVVRVIGPVVDVEFPRGSIPALFNALNAEITLPTVAKTLTLEVAQHLGDNLVRTISMQPTDGLVRGTAVIDSGKPISVPVGDVVKGHVFNALGDCLDTPGLGRDGEQWGIHRKPPAFDQLEGKTEILETGIKVIDLLTPYVKGGKIGLFGGAGVGKTVLIQEMITRIAREFSGTSVFAGVGERTREGTDLHLEMEEMGVLQDTALVFGQMDEPPGTRMRVALSALTMAEYFRDVQGQDVLLFIDNIFRFTQAGSEVSTLLGRMPSAVGYQPTLADEMGELQERITSTRGRSITSLQAIYVPADDYTDPAPATTFAHLDATTELSRPISQMGIYPAVDPLSSTSRILEPGIVGAEHFRVANEVKRILQKYKELQDIIAILGMDELQEEDKVLVGRARRLQKFLGQNFIVAEKFTGEAGSVVSLSDTIEAFDKVTKGEYDHLPEQAFNSCGGLDDVEAAAKKMAGK
- a CDS encoding F0F1 ATP synthase subunit gamma; this translates as MASILELRSRIKSVNSTKKITKAQELIATSRITKAQARVAASKPYAEEITKVLSALASASSSLDHPLLNERTEPKRAAVLVVTSDRGMCGGYNSNVLKETEELFQLLRSEGKDPVIYVLGAKGLGYYTFRERDVKGAWTGFSQEPGYADAAKASRHLVELFMAGSGTEVDAPNGEGTVEGVDELHIVYTRFVSMLTQKPEVRRMAPLEISYTDEEYQMGADALSDSPTADVQAQYEFEPEAGTLLSALLPKYISTRIYASLLDAAASESAARRTAMKAATDNANELVETLSRQANQARQAQITQEISEIVGGANALADSAGSD